The genome window GATACGGTTCATCGCCGGGAGGTGTAGCCCATCGCAGCAGCTCCGGATTCATGTTTCTTAGTTCCTGAGTGGAGATGCCGGCACATTCTGCCAGCAGTCCAAGATCAACTGAGCCATTTACTTCAGCAACATCGTATTCATAGGGGTCTGCATCATAGGCGGATTCAAAACCGAAATCCTCGGGATTCATTGCGATAAGGGTGGCGGCGATGAATCCGGGCACATAACCTCTTGTTTCACGCGGCAGGTAGGGATATATCTCCCAGTAATTCCGGACGCCGCCTGCGCGCCGGACAGAGCTGAGCATTCGCCGCGTGCTTACATTATAATTTGCCAGCGCAAGATGCCAGTCGCCGTCCCAGTACTGATGAAGGTCGCGCAGGTGCCTGGCAGCAGCGCGGGTTGCCTTGACCGGATCACGTCTTTCGTCAATCCACCAGTTGACTTCAAGTCCGTATACCGAGCCTGTTGCATAGATAAACTGCCACATTCCCACAGCTCTGGCATGTGACCGTGCTGTTGGAACCAACCCGCTTTCGATCATAGCAAGGTGAACCAGTTCTTCAGGCACCCCTTCTTCACGAAATATCTCCCTCATCATCGGGAAATACCTGGCCGACCGCTCCAGCCACCGCTCCATGATTTCGGGCCTGCGCACAGTCAGATAGGCGATGTGGTTATTAACCTGTTCATTGCGGATCAGAGGCACCTGAGTCTTTCCCATTTCAAGATTTTCAGGCAAAATAAACGCATGTGTATCAAACCAGTCTTCCTCTTCCATCCGCATCAGGTCTTCATGCACTTCAAAAATCTCACCTTCAACATTGATTATGGATTCGGATATCCCGTAAAACTCCTGATACTCGGTCATGACGGTGCGGTACAACTCGGCGAACTGGCGGCTGTCCCGTACTTCGGGATGATCATCCATCAGATTCTGCAGTCCCATCAAACCGTCTGTGATATACTCTTCGGCGGCTGCCGGGTCATCATTAATCTGAGCCTCCATTGATAGCAAATGAACGCGGTAAATATGGGCGAGCCGCTGAAGCACCTCTTTGGACAAGGAAGGCGGACTTGACTCTGCTGTTTCCTGTTCCTGCTCACGAAAATAGTCAGACCTGTCAAATTCGGGGAATTGCAGCAGCCTTGACCTGTTTACCTGAAGCACCCTGGGCTCTACTTTCCGGTATTCAATTCCCTCTTGCCAGTCCTCAATTTTGATTAATTGTTCATTCTGTTCAATACGGTCCTGAGCTGCTGCCTGCACAGCAAATGGTACGAGCAAACAGAATATCAGTAGTTGTTTCAGGTTCATTTTTCAGGCCTGTTCCCTTGGGAATGGGGTGATATGATGCGGGCTACAGATGTATAAAGTTGCAGTCCTGTTCAAACTATAAAAGTACGGCTAAAGACTGAAAAACGAAAGAAATACTGCCGGCTATCCTAACTCGGTCCATCGCTGCGCAATCGGCAGTCTGCGGCCTGAGCCAAAAGCTTTTGAACTCACCCGGATACCCGGTGCAGCCTGTCTGCGCTTGTATTCGTTGCCATCCACCTTTCGGATGACATCCCGCACGGTTTCTTCATGGTAACCTTTTTGTACTATGTGTTCTGCCGGCATCTGATCTTCAATATAGGCCTTGAGGATGCCGTCCAGAATATCATACGGAGGGAGCGAGTCGGTGTCTTTCTGATCGGGCCGCAGCTCCGCACTGGGAGGTTTGGATATTGTGTTTTCCGGAATGATCTCACGGCCGAAAAACTGGTCGTTCAGCCAGCGGGAAATCGCATAAACTTCGGTTTTATAGATATCAGAAAGGATGGAAAGACCACCTGCCATGTCACCGTAAAGGGTACAGTACCCTACAGCAAGTTCAGATTTGTTACCGGTATTGAGCAGCATGTTTCCTAATTTGTTTGATATTCCCATCAGCAGCGCCCCGCGCGCCCGGCTCTGGAGGTTCTCTTCTGCAACTCCGAATTCGCTGTCGCCGAAAACGGGTTGAAGTGTGCTGATAAACGCCTGATATATATCGGCAATTGGCAATTCGTAGAAGGGTATCCCGAGGTTGGAAGCGAGTACTTCAGAGTCTGTCACACTGCCTGATGATGAAAACTCCGAGGGCATGGTCACGCCCATCACATTTTCTTTTCCCAGAGCCCGGGTTGCAATGACGGCAGCCAGGGCAGAATCAATGCCACCACTCAGTCCCATTACCACCCGGTCCGGCATTCCGCTTTTGACGACATAGTCTTTGAGACCAAGCACAAGCGCATGAAACAATCGCTCTTCCGTGCCGGGAATCGGTGCAACGGAGGAGCCGGTATAACTGATATCAGGTGACCCTGACCAAGTGAAATCACCATGGTCTTCCTCAAATGTCGCCAGTCTGGTTATCAAATTGCCTTCAGCACTGAATACAGAACTGATGCCGTCAAAAACAATTTCGGTATTTGCTCCAACCTGATTCGCATAAATGACCGGAATGTTCAGCCTGCGGGCATGCCGTGCCAGCATATCTTCCCGCATCTCGGGTTTTCTTTTGGTGAAGGGGGATGCGGCGATGTTAATGAGCACCTGTGCCCCTTTCTCCCTTAGTTCGACAGCAGGGTCACATTTGTAAGTATGATAGTTATACTCATTCTGATTGTTCCAGATATCTTCACAAATAGTGATACCCCATTTAAAACCGGCCCATTCGGTGACGTGGATATTGTTTCCGGGTTCAAAATACCGGAACTCATCAAACACATCATAGGTCGGAAGCAGGGTTTTGTGAACGCGGCCGGCAGTTTCTCCCTGATGTGCAAGTATGGCTGTGTTGTATATTGGCCTCCCGTGTCCGGATTCATTCGGGGTAACAGTTCCAAAAAGCAGGCCTGTGCTTCCGGTACTTTCGATGATCCGGTCATTCTGGGAAAATACGGCATTCAGAAATGATCTTCTTTCGAGCAGATCCATCGGCGGATACCCGCAAACAACAAGCTCCGGCAGAACAAGAAGGTCCACACTGTCAGCTTCGGCTTTTTCAAGAGCTCTGAGTACAGCGTCTGCATTGCTTTTGATGTCACCGACCACAACATTTATCTGCTGAATCCGGATATTCATGAAATAAAGAAAAATTATGTATTATGGGTTAGCAGAAGGTAAAAAAAGAACAAAAACTCATCTGCAATCATTTATTAAGATGTAAAAGATACTTCCGTGCCTGCAGTGGTCAAAATTCATGAGGAAAAAAGTAGCTGACGAAATCACCATAAGCCGGGACGGCTTTCTGTTCATAAAGGAAGTCAGAAAACTCAACAACCTTGTCTTCAGGGAGAAGCGCCTGATCAACCGGCTGGATCATGACCCGCTGATTTTTTTGACTGCCCACTGCCAGGGAGAGCTGGCCGGTTTCAAAATCGGATATGCTCAAAGCCCCAGGATTTTTTATTCGGCTAAAGGGGCTACCTCGCCCTTGTACCGCAGACAGGGAGTGGCCACGAAACTGCTTTTTGAAATGATGCGTGAAGCTGCGGCTATGGGTTTCACGGAACTTCATTACGACACGTTCCCGGCAATATATCCGGGGATGGTTGTTTTGGGACTCAGGCACGGATATAAATTCAAAAAAATGCATTGGAATCCGGAATACAATGACTTCCAGCTGCGGCTGGGCCGGGCATTAAGATAAAACTGTCAAATGAACCCGGGCAATTCTTTTTGTCTTTCAGGATCGGACAGGTCTTCAGCAAATCCGTTTCGAAGGTATTCGGGAAATATGTCACTGCGGCCGAGCCGGTCAAAGGGGATAAAGTCAGCACCCCTGATAATCTGCTGCTCTTTGCTGTACTCCGGATCTACGCCTGCAACCGGTTCACCGGCTTTGTAATGGCAAAAAAAGTAAAACTCAACAGCATGGATGCCGGTTGCATGAACTTCTTGCAGATACCAAAGAGGTCCGGCTTCCACAGTAACACCTGTCTCTTCTTTTATTTCCCGGACAAGTGCGCCGTGCAATGTTTCTCCAAAGCCAAGACCGCCGCCCGGCGGCATCCAGATCAGTTCATTCGTTACCGGCGAGTGCAGGTTTACCATCAGCAGGGCCTGATCCCTGACCACAAGACCATTTACTCTGACCCGCACCCTATTCCGAATATCATCATCCACCGGCATTTCAGGAATTGTGAGAATTCATTACCGCAGTAAATTCGTCCAGTTGACCGTTGGAGCGTGCGTATTCAACAGATGCTTTCAGGAAATCCACAAACAGCGGGTGCGGTTGTTTGACCGTGCTTTTCAGTTCCGGATGAAACTGAACTCCCACAAACCACGGATGATCTTTTACCTCAACAATCTCAACGAGGTCTTTATCCGGATTGACTCCTGTCACAATCAGACCGTTGGCCTCAAGCTCTTCGCGGTATCTGTTATTAATTTCATAACGATGTCTGTGCCGTTCGCTGATGACCGGCTTCCCGTAGGCGCTGCCGGAAAAGGAGTCCTGTTTCAATGAACAGTCATAGGCACCCAGACGCATGGTCCCCCCTTTTTCATCGATGCTTTTCTGTTCAAGCATCAGATCCACAATGGGATAGGGGGTTTCCGGGTCGAATTCGGTACTGTTGGCCTGATCCCATCCACACACATTGCGTGCATATTCGATCACGGCACACTGCATTCCCAGGCAGATACCCATGAAGGGTATCCGGTTTTCACGTGCATATGTTACAGCAACAAGCTTTCCATCAATACCGCGGGCACCGAAACCCGGAGCCACCAGTATGCCCGACACTCCTTCCAGCAGGGTGTTTACATTTCCGGAATCCAGATAGTCGGAGGATATCCACTGGATATCAATTTCGCAGTTGTTTACCGCTCCGGAGTGCTTGAATGCTTCGACAATGGAGAGATAAGCATCCTGATGATCGACATATTTCCCCACAAGGGCAATCCGTATGGTATAATCCGGTTTACTGACTGCCTGGACGAACCGGTTCCATTCGGTCAGTTCAGGGTCGGAACTGTCCAGGTGCAGCTTTTTGATGACGCGATGGTCCAATCCTTCATCCTTCATCAGAAGCGGGACCTCATATATGGAGCGGGCGTCCAGCGATGCGATCACATCTTCATTATCAACATTGCAAAACTGGGCAATTTTTCTGCGTATGGAGGCATCAATAGGTACTTCGGCACGACAAACAAGGATGTCGGGCTGCAATCCCAGTTCGTAAATGGTTTTTACCGAGTGCTGGGTCGGTTTGGTTTTGAGCTCGCCTGCCGCTTTCAGGTACGGGACAAGCGTAAGATGGATGGAGAGCGTGTTTTCTTTACCGACATCGTACCTGAGCTGCCTCATTGCTTCGATATAGGGCAGCCCCTCGATATCACCTACCGTTCCACCGATCTCTACGATTATAATGTCAAAATTTCCGGAATCACCGATTGACTTGACCCGCGATTTTATCTCATCGGTGATATGCGGAATGACCTGAACGGTCTGACCCAGATAAGCGCCCTGTCGTTCTTTGGTAATAACATCGTAGTAGATTCTTCCGGTAGTGACATTGTTGTCCTGGGACGTCGGCACACCCAGGAATCGTTCATAATGACCCAGGTCCAGATCGGTTTCTGCTCCGTCATCGGTAACATAGACCTCACCGTGTTCATACGGGTTCATCGTGCCCGGATCCACATTGATGTAGGGATCAAGTTTTTGAATGGTTACACGAAAACCCCGGGCAACGAGAAGCAGTCCGAGGGATGAACAAATGATTCCCTTACCGAGGGACGACGTAACTCCCCCTGTTACAAATATATATTTCGGCTCCATCTGACAAATGCAGGCTAAGTGAAAGGTTGCAGAAAAATAGCAGGTTTCACATGCGGTATCAAATGGTATTTTGCAATTTCCAAAAATGCACCGACGGCTGCATCAGCGGCTGTTCAGGTACTCGATGGCCTGCTGCAACTGCCGTTTCTGGTAATTGACTGATACCAGGTTGAGTACAAATACGGTTATCAATACCCAGAAAACCCATGAGGACAGTTCGGTCATGTCGCTGAAAAACCAGTATGAAAAAAAAATCAGTGCCAGGATGTTTATGCCGGTGATAAACAGAAACCGGCGTTTCCGGTGTTCCAGTATGCGAACCTGGTCAGCTAAAGGTTTTCCGTCACGATCTTTGCCAACATGATAATCAAGCACCGTGTTGATTCGGGTCAGCTCCTCATCCGTATAATTCATGATCACAAATATCCGGTAAATGCCATTCCGGCAAGCAGTTTAAAAAATTAATTCTGATTGCGAATCACACGGATGATAGCCTTTTTTACGAGATTATCCATGCTTTTTCTGTCCCGCACCGTTTCATAAAACACCCAGAGTCCCACCATGGCACTCATACTTCCCAGCAGGCTGAGCACGGATGATATCCAGAAAGTGAAAACCTGCTCGGTCATGGAGACAAAAATGGCAAAAAAGCCGGTAATCATCATAAGGACGGAGGCGCCGATATGCAGCGGGTTAACACCTTTCAGACTTCGGACGGGCTGCTCTGTTCCGTCTGTTAACGAAACATCCCGGACCTTTCTGCGCTGGAATATATCTTCTGTTTTTTTGCTTCTTTTAATCATGGGGCTCTGTAACGGTATCGTTATCTTGATTAATCGTGCATCAGTTCTGGTTCCCGGAATCGATCATTTAAAAGCAGCAATAACTTACATTAGCAACTATCTTAATAACTATCAAGCAAATTAAAACGATCCATGAATTCCGAGCAATTTGTATACGGACGGAATGCAGTTCATGAACTGCTTGAACACCGGCCCGGCAACATATCGAAAATTTACATACGCAATAATGCCCAGGGACGTGCAATCCAGGATCTTGTGAATATGGCCTCCACGTCTCGTGTGCCGGTTCAGCGCGTTCCCGGGAAAAAACTGGCCGATATGGTCGGATCTGTTAATGATCAGGGTGTGGTTGCTTCTGTCAGTGAAGCTGCTTACATCGAGCTGGAAGACTGGCTTGAGCAATCGGACATCAGCCTGAATCCCGTAATACTTGCCCTTGATGAAATCGAGGATCCGCACAACTTTGGCGCCGTGGTCCGGACGGCCCTGGCCTGCGGAATAGATGCGGTAATGGTGCCCAAGCACCGGCAGGCCCCCATGTCGGGAGGCGTTTTAAAAGCTTCCGCCGGGGCTATTCTGCGCATGCCGGTAATCCGGGTTGTCAATCTGAATCAGGCACTGATAACGTTGAAAAAAGCCGGGTTCTGGATACTTGGTACCGATATGGAGAGCGGAGATCCGTACTGGCATCAGGATTACAACATCCCGATGGTCGTGGTGCTCGGCAGTGAAGAGAAAGGGATACGAAAAAAGACAAAAGAGCATTGCGATATGTTTGTGCACATACCCATGCTCAATGATGTGGAATCGCTTAATGCCTCGGTAAGCAGCGCCCTTATCAGTTACGAAATATTACGACAAAGGCAGGCGAAACCAGAATGAGGGTGTTGCTCCGGATTCCTGGTCCACGCCATGATCGGCACCCAAAAACCGGAGAGCCGTATTTACGAATAAAAGGGCATAACCGCCCGGTTTCAGAATGCCTTGTTCGGGCACCATGTTATTGCTGATGGTTTGCTCACCTGAGAATGCCTCAATGAGATTGGAGCGGAATGCCGTTTCCGGGGGAAAGAAAAGAAACAGCAGCTTGCCGTTATCATCACTGACCCTGATATCTATCGTTTTTTTGTTGCCGGCAATGCTTAAGAACAAAGTGACCAGGTTATCCAGAACAAGCGTTATCAGCTCCTCATCTCTTTTGACGGTATTTACATCACTTTCATACTCTAAATTGACATTCAGAGACTTTCCTCTGATAAATATCTCATTTCCGGATATGGTCTGCTCCAGCAGTTTCTTCACATGCACCCTGTCTTCCGATGCTTCATAAATACCATCTTCAATCTGATAGGCAAAGCCCCAGCTCTGAATGGTATTGATAAGCTTTGAGGACGACAGGTGGATGTTCCTGCAATAATGCTTGAGATGATCCAGATCGTCTGCTGCATCCTTGTGCTCCGACTGAAGGTTTTCGATATCATCGATAAGCAGCTCGGAATACATCATGGCATTACCGACCGGTGACTTCATGTCATGACAGATCTTGGCAACAAACTCAGGGGGTAAACGCTTCATAATAGATAACAACAGCAAATAATTATAACAGGACCGGCTTCTCCTGAACTGACATGTCAATAAGAGGAGAAAGAACCGGCCGCATTGTTACACAAAAAAATCAGGATTCGTTGGCCACAAGTTCGCTTTCAGCAAAAAAGTAGGCAGCTTCGATTTTTCCGTTTTCAACGGAATCGGATCCATGAACAATATTTTCACCTACACTGTCTGCAAACTCTTTTCTGACCGTCCCTTCAGCAGCTTCGGCAGGATTCGTGGCTCCGATCAGAGCACGGAAGTCTTCAATGGCGTTTTCTTTTTCGAGTACGACGGGAACACACGGGCCGCTGCTCATAAAATCCGTCAGTTCATCGAAAAAAGGCCGCTCTTTGTGCACAGCATAAAAACCACCCGCCGTCTGCTTGGTGAGCCGGGTCATCTTCATTGCCTTGACAGTGAAGCCGGCGTCCTGAATTCTGCGCAACACTTCACCAATGAGTCCCTTGCGTACACAATCGGGTTTGAGGATTGCCAATGTTCTTTGTCTGGCCATAATAAGTAGTGTTTTAATTGGTATTTCTTTTTTTCCGGAAGGATGTTTTCCAGTTGATTTCAGAGAAAGCTTAAGATAAAAAAGTGCCGGATCAACACAATTGCGTGTTTTTTTCCGGCACATGTTAAGATAACCTTTGCAGGCACCAGTCAGCAGCTGCTATTTATCTGTGAGACTGGCAATACCCGGAAGTTCAATGCCTTCCAGATACTCGAGACTTGCTCCGCCACCAGTCGAAACGTGGGAAACTTTGTCCTCAAGACCTGCCTTTTTAATGGCAGATGCGGAGTCACCGCCTCCTATAATCGTGATTGCTCCGTTTTCAGTAGCTGTGCTCATAGCTCCTGCAACGGCAAAGGTACCCTTGGCGAATGCATCCATTTCGAAAACGCCCATCGGACCATTCCAGATTACGGTTTTGGCATCCTTGATTTCATCGCCAAAAAGCTCAGCAGACTTCGGACCGATATCCATCGCCATCCAGCCATCCTCGATGCCGTCCTGAGCTACCGTTTTGGTCTCGGTGTCTTCCTTGAACTCGCGTCCGACAATAGAGTCTACAGGCAGCATAATGTTAACATTATTGGATTTGGCTTTTTCGAGCAGTGTACCTGCAAGCTCAACCTTGTCCTCCTCAAGCAGCGAATTGCCAATCGGCAGGCCCTGAGCCTTGTAGAATGTATAGGTCATTCCGCCGCCGATGATAATGGTATTCACTTTTGTGATCAGGTTTTCAATCACTCCGATTTTGTCCGAAACCTTGGCTCCGCCCAGTACGGCAACAAACGGTCTCTTCGGATTTTCAACGCTGTTCTGAAGATATTCAATCTCCTTTTGCAGCAGGTATCCGGCGGCAGCCGGCTGCAGATGCTCCGTTATACCGGCTACAGAACTGTGCGCACGATGGCTGCTTCCAAAGGCGTCGTTGACAAAAATGTCTCCATGTTCTGCCAGCTGCTTGGAGAATCCGGGGTCATTCTTGGTTTCTTCCGGATGGAACCGGACATTTTCCAGCACAACGATTTCACCGGCTTTCGCGGCTTCAACCGCTTTTCGGGCCTGATCACCGATGCAGTCTTCACCGAAATGCACATTGCAGGAGACCAGCGACTGCAAGTGACCGGCCACCGGCTTGAGGCTGAATTCGGGTTTGCGTTCACCCTTCGGGCGTCCGAGATGACTCAGCAGAACAAGCTTGCCGCCTGCTTCAATTACATGATTTATGCTGGGCAGAGCCTGTCTGATCCGGTTGTCGTCACCGATCACGCCATCTTTAATCGGTACGTTGAAATCAACGCGCATAACGACCGTCTTTCCTTTCAAGTCCAGGTCTTTAAGAGATAATTTTGTCATTGTGAATGATTCCTTTTGATTTAACCGTTATTTTACTTCACCTTGATAATATACTATGATGATGTATTCTTTATGAAAAACCCGCTGAGGTATATTACAAATCACTCAAAAATAAAAGAATTACACATCATTATTAAATCATGAATCAATCATGAACACCATATATCTGGATAATGCCGCCACTTCTCCGCTTGATGAACATGTCGCCGGTACGATGGAGCCGTTTCTGAAATCAGATTACGGGAACGCATCGTCCATTCATCACATGGGGCGCAAATCAAGTGTAGCCGTTGAAACATGGCGTGAAAAAATTGCAAAAATTATCGGTGCCCGGTCTTCAGAGATCATATTTACAAGCGGCGGTACCGAAAGCAACAACTCGG of Natronogracilivirga saccharolytica contains these proteins:
- a CDS encoding LysM peptidoglycan-binding domain-containing protein, producing MNLKQLLIFCLLVPFAVQAAAQDRIEQNEQLIKIEDWQEGIEYRKVEPRVLQVNRSRLLQFPEFDRSDYFREQEQETAESSPPSLSKEVLQRLAHIYRVHLLSMEAQINDDPAAAEEYITDGLMGLQNLMDDHPEVRDSRQFAELYRTVMTEYQEFYGISESIINVEGEIFEVHEDLMRMEEEDWFDTHAFILPENLEMGKTQVPLIRNEQVNNHIAYLTVRRPEIMERWLERSARYFPMMREIFREEGVPEELVHLAMIESGLVPTARSHARAVGMWQFIYATGSVYGLEVNWWIDERRDPVKATRAAARHLRDLHQYWDGDWHLALANYNVSTRRMLSSVRRAGGVRNYWEIYPYLPRETRGYVPGFIAATLIAMNPEDFGFESAYDADPYEYDVAEVNGSVDLGLLAECAGISTQELRNMNPELLRWATPPGDEPYPLKIPKGSKERFMEAYKEIPEDKRMNDLAIHTVKRGETLGVIANRYGTTVRALYQANEGLSSVIHPGQDIVIPVPGGSDVAIRSEEPSRAQTARTAASSAASQQASASNRPANSEAVTYVVKSGDTVGHIAEWFDTQAWRIRSWNNISNLIRPGQRLTIYVPSNLQQQYAKLNDMSRAERDSFSASDAATQVADGSDGEYRTYTVRPNDNLSNIARSFNTTVQEIQNLNNLSSTRIYSGQTLRIPN
- a CDS encoding NAD+ synthase, which produces MNIRIQQINVVVGDIKSNADAVLRALEKAEADSVDLLVLPELVVCGYPPMDLLERRSFLNAVFSQNDRIIESTGSTGLLFGTVTPNESGHGRPIYNTAILAHQGETAGRVHKTLLPTYDVFDEFRYFEPGNNIHVTEWAGFKWGITICEDIWNNQNEYNYHTYKCDPAVELREKGAQVLINIAASPFTKRKPEMREDMLARHARRLNIPVIYANQVGANTEIVFDGISSVFSAEGNLITRLATFEEDHGDFTWSGSPDISYTGSSVAPIPGTEERLFHALVLGLKDYVVKSGMPDRVVMGLSGGIDSALAAVIATRALGKENVMGVTMPSEFSSSGSVTDSEVLASNLGIPFYELPIADIYQAFISTLQPVFGDSEFGVAEENLQSRARGALLMGISNKLGNMLLNTGNKSELAVGYCTLYGDMAGGLSILSDIYKTEVYAISRWLNDQFFGREIIPENTISKPPSAELRPDQKDTDSLPPYDILDGILKAYIEDQMPAEHIVQKGYHEETVRDVIRKVDGNEYKRRQAAPGIRVSSKAFGSGRRLPIAQRWTELG
- a CDS encoding GNAT family N-acetyltransferase, encoding MRKKVADEITISRDGFLFIKEVRKLNNLVFREKRLINRLDHDPLIFLTAHCQGELAGFKIGYAQSPRIFYSAKGATSPLYRRQGVATKLLFEMMREAAAMGFTELHYDTFPAIYPGMVVLGLRHGYKFKKMHWNPEYNDFQLRLGRALR
- a CDS encoding NUDIX domain-containing protein; the encoded protein is MDDDIRNRVRVRVNGLVVRDQALLMVNLHSPVTNELIWMPPGGGLGFGETLHGALVREIKEETGVTVEAGPLWYLQEVHATGIHAVEFYFFCHYKAGEPVAGVDPEYSKEQQIIRGADFIPFDRLGRSDIFPEYLRNGFAEDLSDPERQKELPGFI
- a CDS encoding CTP synthase — encoded protein: MEPKYIFVTGGVTSSLGKGIICSSLGLLLVARGFRVTIQKLDPYINVDPGTMNPYEHGEVYVTDDGAETDLDLGHYERFLGVPTSQDNNVTTGRIYYDVITKERQGAYLGQTVQVIPHITDEIKSRVKSIGDSGNFDIIIVEIGGTVGDIEGLPYIEAMRQLRYDVGKENTLSIHLTLVPYLKAAGELKTKPTQHSVKTIYELGLQPDILVCRAEVPIDASIRRKIAQFCNVDNEDVIASLDARSIYEVPLLMKDEGLDHRVIKKLHLDSSDPELTEWNRFVQAVSKPDYTIRIALVGKYVDHQDAYLSIVEAFKHSGAVNNCEIDIQWISSDYLDSGNVNTLLEGVSGILVAPGFGARGIDGKLVAVTYARENRIPFMGICLGMQCAVIEYARNVCGWDQANSTEFDPETPYPIVDLMLEQKSIDEKGGTMRLGAYDCSLKQDSFSGSAYGKPVISERHRHRYEINNRYREELEANGLIVTGVNPDKDLVEIVEVKDHPWFVGVQFHPELKSTVKQPHPLFVDFLKASVEYARSNGQLDEFTAVMNSHNS
- the rlmB gene encoding 23S rRNA (guanosine(2251)-2'-O)-methyltransferase RlmB — protein: MNSEQFVYGRNAVHELLEHRPGNISKIYIRNNAQGRAIQDLVNMASTSRVPVQRVPGKKLADMVGSVNDQGVVASVSEAAYIELEDWLEQSDISLNPVILALDEIEDPHNFGAVVRTALACGIDAVMVPKHRQAPMSGGVLKASAGAILRMPVIRVVNLNQALITLKKAGFWILGTDMESGDPYWHQDYNIPMVVVLGSEEKGIRKKTKEHCDMFVHIPMLNDVESLNASVSSALISYEILRQRQAKPE
- a CDS encoding HAMP domain-containing histidine kinase translates to MKSPVGNAMMYSELLIDDIENLQSEHKDAADDLDHLKHYCRNIHLSSSKLINTIQSWGFAYQIEDGIYEASEDRVHVKKLLEQTISGNEIFIRGKSLNVNLEYESDVNTVKRDEELITLVLDNLVTLFLSIAGNKKTIDIRVSDDNGKLLFLFFPPETAFRSNLIEAFSGEQTISNNMVPEQGILKPGGYALLFVNTALRFLGADHGVDQESGATPSFWFRLPLS
- the ndk gene encoding nucleoside-diphosphate kinase, coding for MARQRTLAILKPDCVRKGLIGEVLRRIQDAGFTVKAMKMTRLTKQTAGGFYAVHKERPFFDELTDFMSSGPCVPVVLEKENAIEDFRALIGATNPAEAAEGTVRKEFADSVGENIVHGSDSVENGKIEAAYFFAESELVANES
- a CDS encoding phosphoglycerate kinase, with the protein product MTKLSLKDLDLKGKTVVMRVDFNVPIKDGVIGDDNRIRQALPSINHVIEAGGKLVLLSHLGRPKGERKPEFSLKPVAGHLQSLVSCNVHFGEDCIGDQARKAVEAAKAGEIVVLENVRFHPEETKNDPGFSKQLAEHGDIFVNDAFGSSHRAHSSVAGITEHLQPAAAGYLLQKEIEYLQNSVENPKRPFVAVLGGAKVSDKIGVIENLITKVNTIIIGGGMTYTFYKAQGLPIGNSLLEEDKVELAGTLLEKAKSNNVNIMLPVDSIVGREFKEDTETKTVAQDGIEDGWMAMDIGPKSAELFGDEIKDAKTVIWNGPMGVFEMDAFAKGTFAVAGAMSTATENGAITIIGGGDSASAIKKAGLEDKVSHVSTGGGASLEYLEGIELPGIASLTDK